A single genomic interval of Eptesicus fuscus isolate TK198812 chromosome 10, DD_ASM_mEF_20220401, whole genome shotgun sequence harbors:
- the C10H6orf136 gene encoding uncharacterized protein C6orf136 homolog, whose amino-acid sequence MYQPSRGAARRLGPCLRAYQARPQDQPSPRALPFPPLWPHSTTSTSPAPPLLWSPALSCPPPGLLPRAPPLPLPQAQALSSPWASLPPGKGEEGPGPELHSGCLDGLRGLLEGPSCPYLGAVLSFQAPVTARPSPAARSGDPSMEEHLAVMYERLRQELPTLFLHSHDYTLYSSDVEFINEILSIRTKGRTWYILSLTLCRFLAWNYFAQVQLEVLQLTRHPENWTLQARWRLVGLPIHMLFLRFYKRDKEELYRTYDAYSTFYLNSSGLIYRHRLDKLMPSHSPPMPVKKLLVGALVMLGLSEPEPDLNL is encoded by the exons ATGTACCAACCCAGCAGGGGGGCGGCCCGGCGTCTGGGCCCGTGCCTCCGCGCCTACCAGGCTCGGCCCCAG GACCAGCCTTCTCCACGGGCTCTGCCATTCCCACCCCTGTGGCCCCACTCCACGACTTCCACTTCTCCCGCTCCTCCGCTCCTCTGGTCTCCCGCGCTCTCATGCCCTCCCCCTGGGCTGCTTCCCCGAGCTCCCCCGTTACCTCTCCCTCAGGCCCAAGCCCTCAGCTCACCATGGGCCAGCCTCCCtccaggaaagggggaggagggaccaggccctGAGTTGCATAGTGGCTGTCTGGATGGGCTTAGGGGCCTACTTGAGGGACCTTCCTGCCCCTATCTTGGGGCTGTGCTATCTTTCCAAGCCCCTGTGaccgcccgcccctcccctgccgcTCGGTCAGGAGACCCCAGTATGGAGGAGCACCTGGCTGTCATGTATGAGAGACTGAGACAAGAG CTTCCCACTCTCTTCCTTCACTCGCACGACTACACGCTCTACTCCTCGGACGTGGAGTTCATCAACGAGATCCTGAGCATTCGTACCAA GGGCCGGACGTGGTACATCCTGTCGCTGACCCTCTGCCGCTTCCTGGCCTGGAACTATTTTGCACAAGTTCAGTTGGAGGTTCTGCAGCTGACCCGCCACCCTGAGAACTGGACCCTGCAAGCCCGCTGGCGGCTGGTGGGGCTGCCCATCCACATGCTGTTTCTGCGTTTCTATAAGCGGGACAAGGAAGAGCTTTACCG GACCTACGATGCCTATTCCACTTTCTACCTGAATTCCAGCGGCCTCATTTATCGCCATCGCCTAGACAAA CTGATGCCCTCACACTCACCCCCCATGCCTGTGAAGAAGCTGCTCGTGGGAGCCCTGGTGATGCTGGGGCTGTCAGAGCCAGAACCCGACTTAAACCTGTGA